From the genome of Canis lupus familiaris isolate Mischka breed German Shepherd chromosome 20, alternate assembly UU_Cfam_GSD_1.0, whole genome shotgun sequence:
TAGGGAAGAACACCCACTGAGCTGTAAGATACTCCTTTGCGCTGCTCTCATTGTCTTACCGGGCATGACTGTTCCTGCCAGAACAGGGCTGACTAGCTTTGTGGGGCTCCTGGGGTCCCACAAATGCAGTGGCTGAGCAAGGGGCTCCTGCTGCTCCAGGGGGGACCTTTGTGGGCCAGAAACTGGAGGCTGAGGATATTTAGAAGTGACAGCACAGTTTCTGCTAGGGGTTTGTTCTTGTTTCCTGGCTAGGAGCCTGCCTCTGTGGGATTTCCTGGGCTGCTGTTTCTTGCCTTTCCCCCCTCTTTCCACAGTTTTGCGTTTCTGTGCAGCCCTCAACTTTTGTTCACAAGGGTCACACGGAAACACACCTTGACATTTTTGGCAGGTGTTCTTAATGCAGGTTTCAAAGTTGTTTAAGTCCAGGGGTATAAGCCTTGAGGCTCTTTGGGAAACCCAGTCCCTATCACCAGGAACTTTGCAGCCTGGGAAACCAGAGCCATGGTACTCAGAACTGGTTTTAGTCAGAGTCCGGTTCTCGCAGTTGGTCTGCACTGCCTTGTCCTTTCCttgcctgtttcttttgctggttCCAGCTGCCATCAGTGCAGTCTCTTCTTGGAGAGTATCACTTTTTGCTCCCTCACTTTGGACACGAAACTCTACAGGCTGCGGGGAGCCCATATTCAGATTCCATATACCAGGGAGGGCCTGAGCCTGCCACATAACTGGTTCTTCAGAAGCATATCTGTCGTGCCTGGTGAAATTGAGACTCTGGGCCAGAGGTGGTGAGGTCTGGGAAGTACTGTCTTTCACATGCCCCGGTACCCAAGGGACTGAAATCAATGTCTTCAGCTCTGCTAGGACACTGGCCACATTCAGCTGGCCTAGCTGCTCACACAGCTGCTGGAAGTCCTTACTCTGCTGGGCAACTAAAACTTCAAGGTGCTTCAGGTCagatttcatttctataaattcTGCTTGTCTCTAGGGAAAGACGTGAGAAAAGAGTTAGGGACCCTGCAACTCAGAACGCACAATGAAATGTGCAAACTAACCAAAGGATGTGCTAGCAGAACCAAAGCTTGTCCCTTGCTGGGTGCTTTACAGAGGAAGGATGGCAACATTCTGGAGCAGAGCCCCTTGGGTCCACATAATGCCAGGGAACCTTGGAGGAGGAAGTTAGCCTCTACCCTGGTCCATTACCAAGGGACCTATCTGGCTCCTATtcttggctaaaaaaaaaaattgcaactttAAAGGTGTCTCTCTGGGTCTTAGTGACAAAGCTAAAAACATACTTGAGGATAGAGGTTGGGAACCACACTTACAGCTTCAAATCTCTTCTGTATCTCAGAGATGACCTGCTCCATGTTTCCTTTGTCATGCACTGTTTCCAACACCAGATCACTATGGGCCTGTACAGTCTCCTGCactaaatacagaaaaatgacaATTACTTCATGAAGACTATGGCATGCCCCACCCTGCCCATACCATAATGATGAAGAGGGAAGAGCTGAAATCTGGCATGGGCCACTTGAGCCTGCTCTGCTAATGTCCAGGATTCTCTGCCCAGATCAACCTTGGTGAGGAGAGGAAGCCACAGTAGGACGATTCCTCCACTGTCTCTTCTTTCCATCCTCCCTGAGAATATTCTAGCCAAGGCAGACTCAGTCTCATTAGCCTCCTGGGGACTCTGAAACCTGCTTCCTAGATGACGGCACGAACTTTTTCCTTGGCTTACATTCTTGGTCCTGTCATCAGAGTGATCTCTTCAGAATGTAGATGTAATTATACCTCCTCTGAAACCTGCACTGTAACTTTCAATAGCACCCCGCTGGCCATTGGATGAAGTCCAAATCTTTACATTGGCCATGAAGACCCAGGCTCACTTTCCCCTTACCCTCTCTATCCAGCTCCACATCTCtgaggtctttctttctttcttttttttttttaaagattttatttatttattcatgagagacagagagagaggcagaaacaggcagagggagaagcaggctccaggcagggagcctgacctgggaatcgatccccggatcacaccctgggctgaaggcagcgctaaaccggtgagccacccgggctgctctgaggtctgttttcttttttttttttttttttttttttttttttttaagattttatttatttatttatgagagacacagaaagaggcaggcagagacataggcagagggagaagcaggctccatgcagggagcctgatgtgggattcgatcctgggtctccaggatcacgccctgggctgaaggcagatgctcaaccgctgagccacccaggcatcccgaggtCTGTTTTCTATGCAATCTCTCTCACCATTGGCCTTGTACATGCTGTTCCCTTGGCTTGGAGTATTTATACTTCTATCCCGGTCAACTCTACCCATTCCCTTCAACCACTACCTCTGTGCAATCAAttcattttttgttaaagattttatttgagagagagagcatgagtgggaatggtagagggagaagcagactctgagctggtaacctgatgtggggctcgatcccagcactccaggatcatgacctgaacctaaggcagacgcttaacctactgagccactcaggtgcccctcagtgcaactaatttcttttcttccttctgctctcaGCAATCACCTCCTTTGAAAAATGCCATTTCCTGGCAGGCTAGGGGGCTCCTTTTCTCTGGTATTGGCACGACGTGTGTGCTCTATTATCACTTATCACCCACCATTTATTTATCCTCTATTTACACTTGGGCTGTAATGAACTTGGTGACTTGACTGACTTGCTAACCACTCAGGACTGATACTGCTTCCTCTCTTTGGCATAGagatattttatacacacacacacacacacacactaacacatTGTGTTGCAATCAATCATTGCCATCCTGTTGTTAAATGGCAGGCCATGTGAAGATGCTCttacatttatttagcaaatagtTGATGAGTATCTGCTATATGCTATAAGCTATTATAAGTTcacatacagggatccctgggtggcgcagcggtttagcgcctgcctttggcccagggcgcgatcctggagacccgggatcgaatcccacgtcgggctcccggtgcatggagcctgcttctccctctgcctatgtctctgcctctctctctctttctctctgtgtaactatcataaataaattaaaaaaaaaaaattttataagttCACATACATCTTAAATGCATAACAAGTATAATTTACAGATAATCAGGAATAACACACCAGATATTCCTTTTATCTTCTCATAACTGAAAGGGTGTTTCAAGATTCttgacaaaattttttaaagattttatttttatttattcatgagacacatacacacacatagagagaggcagagacacaagcagagggagaagcaggctccatgcagggagccagacgtgggactcgatcccaggactccaggatcacgccctgggctgaaggtggcactaacttgctgagccacctgggctgcccaacaaaattttttcattttaggtgGGTAAAAAACAATTTGGCAACAAGAGAGTGTTTAGCTCTTCacaataaatggaaggaaaaccagAGTGACGTCTGGTGCTTGAAAAGACAGGATAATAATCTCAAACTTAGTCTTACTTGAAAACTTGCCTCAGTCTGATAGGTGCTTCGGTTAGTTCCC
Proteins encoded in this window:
- the IHO1 gene encoding interactor of HORMAD1 protein 1 isoform X1; translation: MNFNVWNIKEMLSIPSGSGTTKSSSWNNNQTDHSSLSDSQFLFGSQFCPESSETLSAPLDFGVHLRHPKQSQPNSLDSEPSIFTKYQAKPQLFGGDTQDRGLFPLPLSVGKSKGLLEQFEEKKKSAKDKCDSETLYNFISHIRESIHRLQTSVEKSEEHLSSRSQTILDCLETVTKTLQETVQAHSDLVLETVHDKGNMEQVISEIQKRFEARQAEFIEMKSDLKHLEVLVAQQSKDFQQLCEQLGQLNVASVLAELKTLISVPWVPGHVKDSTSQTSPPLAQSLNFTRHDRYASEEPVMWQAQALPGIWNLNMGSPQPVEFRVQSEGAKSDTLQEETALMAAGTSKRNRQGKDKAVQTNCENRTLTKTSSEYHGSGFPGCKVPGDRDWVSQRASRLIPLDLNNFETCIKNTCQKCQGVFPCDPCEQKLRAAQKRKTVERGGKGKKQQPRKSHRGRLLARKQEQTPSRNCAVTSKYPQPPVSGPQRSPLEQQEPLAQPLHLWDPRSPTKLVSPVLAGTVMPGKTMRAAQRSILQLSGCSSLDNSLLSNSFHGDHHMSWFSDLNLGSSERPLSKEPGKNMLYDLGFDSSDDGF
- the IHO1 gene encoding interactor of HORMAD1 protein 1 isoform X2 produces the protein MNFNVWNIKEMLSIPSGSGTTKSSSWNNNQTDHSSLSDSQFLFGSQFCPESSETLSAPLDFGVHLRHPKQSQPNSLDSEPSIFTKYQAKPQLFGGDTQDRGLFPLPLSVGKSKGLLEQFEEKKKSAKDKCDSETLYNFISHIRESIHRTSVEKSEEHLSSRSQTILDCLETVTKTLQETVQAHSDLVLETVHDKGNMEQVISEIQKRFEARQAEFIEMKSDLKHLEVLVAQQSKDFQQLCEQLGQLNVASVLAELKTLISVPWVPGHVKDSTSQTSPPLAQSLNFTRHDRYASEEPVMWQAQALPGIWNLNMGSPQPVEFRVQSEGAKSDTLQEETALMAAGTSKRNRQGKDKAVQTNCENRTLTKTSSEYHGSGFPGCKVPGDRDWVSQRASRLIPLDLNNFETCIKNTCQKCQGVFPCDPCEQKLRAAQKRKTVERGGKGKKQQPRKSHRGRLLARKQEQTPSRNCAVTSKYPQPPVSGPQRSPLEQQEPLAQPLHLWDPRSPTKLVSPVLAGTVMPGKTMRAAQRSILQLSGCSSLDNSLLSNSFHGDHHMSWFSDLNLGSSERPLSKEPGKNMLYDLGFDSSDDGF